The Dokdonella sp. nucleotide sequence GAGATAGACCTCGAGGATGCGCCGCTTCGGCCACAGCACTTCGATGAGGACGGTGAAATACGCTTCGAGTCCCTTGCGTACGAAGCTGCGTCCACTCCACAGGAACAGGTTCTTGGCGACCTGCTGGCTGATCGTGCTCGCGCCGCGCAGGCGTTCGCCTTCGCCGGCTTCGGCCATGGCTGCCTGGATGGCGTCGATGTCGAAACCGCGGTGGTGCGGAAACTTCTGGTCCTCGGCGGCAACCATCGCGATCGGCAGTTCGACGGACATGTGCTCGATCGGCGTCCAGCGGTAGTGCAGGCGAAAGTCGCGCTCGCCGGCCAGCATCGCCTCGAGCGTCCGCCCGAGCATGAAGGCCGAGGTCGGCGGCGGCACGAACCGCAGGATCAGGACCAGCAGCACGCTGGCCGCGAGCCAGCCGAATGCTGCCAGCAGCAGCCAGCGCAGCAGGCGGCGCCGGAACGGGCGGTTGGTCGTGGCGCGCAGGAGTCGTTCCTCGAAAAAAAGCGGGCGCCGGCACATCCGCACCGGCGCCCGGGAGTCACCGCATGCGGATCACTGGCACATGTATTGATCGAAGTCGAAACCGTTGCGGAACAGGATCGACGAATCGCCGATACGTACCTCGTCGAGGAAGAAGCCCGAATAGTTCAGACCGGGGTCGGACGAAAGGCGCCAGCGGATCTTCACGTTCTGGCCGACATAGGCAGCGAGGCCGGCGGAGAAGGGCTTGAACACCGGTGTGGCGGAGCCGTTGTTCGGGTCACCGTTGGAAGCGGCCGTCGTCACGCCGCTGTAGATGCCCTTGCCGTTGGCGAAGCCGCAGGCATTGATGATGCCCGTCGAGCCGGTGTTGAACACGGTCGGGTAGTCGCCATCCGGGGGCAGGTCGGCCCAGGTGGCGCCGCCGTCGGTGGAGATCTCGGTGACCACGCCGTCCCACTGGTATTCGAGGTTGTAGCGGGCCATGAACGTGAGTTCGCCGTTGGCCGGAACGGTCAGCTCCGGCGTCTCGATGCTCGTGCACTGCATGTTGTCGTGGTTCGGCGCCGCGCCGCCCGTGTGGTAGCTGTGGCTGCCATTGGATGCGAACTGGTTGCTGATCCCCCAGCCCGGCTCGAACGTGAGGTAGGCCGTGTTCTCGACGTTGTCGAAGAACATCGAGGGATCCGGGCCTGCGGCACCGCTGGTGGTCACATTGATGACCGGCGACGGCGTGGACGAATTGCCGTAGGTGTCGGTCGCGGTGAGCCGGTAGAAATACGCGCGTCCATTGACGACGTCGGTATCCACGAAGCTGGTGCCGACCACGCCGGTGGCGATCACGCTCGGACTGCTGAAGAACGGGTTGGTCGCACGCTCGATCGAGTAGGTCGCGGCAGCGGATGCGGGGCAGGCTGGGGTTACCGCCTGCCAGCCGAGGCTCACGCTGCAACTGGCATTCGCACCTTCGCCGATGAACGCGCTGCCGGCGATCGACGGCAGCAGCGTGCAGTCGTCGGCGGAAACGACGTCGAAACAGGCTGAAACCAGGCCTTCGACGTCATTGGCGACGCCACGGACCTTGTAGGCGTAGCTGAAGCCACCCTGGGTCAGGGTGTCGACGAGCGGCGAGGCTGCGCCAGTGGCGACGAGGCGGAAGTCGCCGGCATCTGCGCTGGCGCAGGTGCCGTTCGCGCGATAGAGCTGGAAGCCCTGCGCTGCGCTGCCGGCAAAACCGATGGCGACACCGTTGCTGTCGTTCGATGCGGCGACCAGTGTGGTCGGTGCGGCGAGCGGAGTCGGGTCGGGCAGGCCGAAGTTGCCGGAAGCGACCAGCGCATAGCCTTGCCGGTCGGTACCGGCACGGCCATTGCCCGGAACCGCGAGCGCCTTGACCCGCAAGGTGTAGCCACCGGCGGTCGGTGCGATCAGGCGCACCTGCTCGACGGTGTTGCGCGCATCGGCCGTGCCGCCAGCCGAGGACACGCCGGAGGTGAACACATTGCCCTTGTAGACGATGTTGCCGGGAGCGACGACCTCGAGGTCGAGGTTGTTGATCAGGGCGACCGCGGTACCCGCGCTGGCCTCAGGGTCGAACCAGGCCAGCGTTACCCGCAGTTCGCTGCCAGCAGCGACGCTGCCGAGCGCGTACTCGTGAGCCTCGCCGGTCACCAGACCGCTTGCCTGTGTGCGCTCGAACACGCGCAGACGGCGGCTGTCGTCGCCCCCGCCCAGTGTGCTCTTGAACCACAGGTTGCCGTCGAGCCACGCCCGACCCCAGCCGCTGTCGGCATTCGGCCAGTTCGGCGCGCCGAGAGGATTCGTGCCATTGATCAGCACCGCCTTCATGACCATGCCGCTCGGGTCATAGCTGTCGTCAGCGGTACGCTCGCCGCGTGGATAGAAACCGTCGGCGAAATACTGGCGGACCAGCGCGGCATTGCCGCTCAGGGTCGGTGCGGCCATCGAGGTGCCGGTGAAGGTCGCCGTGTTCGGCTGCGTCGGCACGGCGCTGAACGCCGTGGTGCGTGCTGCTGAAACCACGCTCGTTCCCGGCGCGGCAATGTCAGGCTTGATGCGTCCGTCGGCTGCCGGTCCACGATTCGAGTAGGTTGGAACATTGGTTGCGCCGGCATGGCCGAGCGCGGCCACCGAAAGCACGTTCTTGGCGTTGCTCGGTGAACCGGTCTGGGTCGCGCCGGGTCGGTCGTTGCCGGCCGAGACGACAACCAGCAGGTCTTCGTTGCTCCATGTCACGCGATCGGCATTGACGTCGTTGCCGCTGTAGACGCCGGCGGTCGCCCCGCCCCAGCTGTTGTTGTGCACGCGCGCACCACCGGCATAGGCCTGCTCCAGGGTACCGGCGAAGTCGGTGACGTAGACCGCCGATGCACTGGTGCCGCCGATGTCCTGCATGATGAGCTGCGCATTCGGGGCCATGCCATCTGCGCTCTCGTGGTTCGGCAGTGTCGGTGTCGAGGCGACGTAGGTGTTTGCGCCGAATGTGCCGGCGGCATCGCCTAGAACCGTGCCCGAGGTGTGCGTGCCGTGACCCGAGGTGTAGTCGTAATCGACGTTATTTCCCGGCTGTCGCCAGTAGGCGACGATCTTGCGGTCCGGATAGAGATTGCCTGTCGCTGGCAGGTCCGGTGGCGGGTTGTCGGCGAGGGTGATCTCCGTCAGCGCGCCGCTGCCTTTGTCGAGGGTGGTGAACCAGGCGGCCCAGGGCGTCGTGCCGGAGTCGGCGACCGCAACGATCTGGCCGGTGCCGATGATCCCCTGCGCCCACAGCGGGGCAGGACCGCAGACCGCGCCGTTGCCGCTGCAGGCCGTGGTCGCGTTGCCCTGGAGTGCGCCGACACCACCGGCGTTAGCGGTCTCCGTCGGCACCCAAGGCTCGATCGAGGCTACGCCATCGATGGAACTCGCCGCGCCAAGCAGCGCGTCGAGTCGGCCGCGGGATACGCCGGCGTGAACGTAAGGCAAAGCATTGGCACGCACGCTGCGCTGGATGATGCGAACGTCCGGGACGAGCTTCTCGAGTGTCGCTGCAATGGCCATCGAGGATTCGCCGGCGAAGGCGCGGATGTCGACGATGTCGAGCAGTTCGTCGCCGCGCACCGCATCTTCGGGAACCTGCTGTTGCAGCTGGTCACGCTGGGTGGACCACAGGCGCGGATCGATCTTGAGTCCGGCCGCATGGAACTCGGCGGCACGCACCGCCACATTGGCCCTGACCGTATCGAGGCTGTGGCCGTTCAGGCGCACGAAGTAGGCATTGTTCGGGATGTAGCCGACGAACTCGATGCCCTGTGCCTCGAGCTTGCGACGACCGGCGTCGAGTTCGTGCGCATGGAACTGCACGATCGCATAGCGTGTGCCCGTCGCGACCGGATTGGCGGTTGCGCCGAGGTCGAGGCGCTGGCTGAGCGGGTCGTAGCTGCCCGCGCGGAACATCAGCAGGTTCGGATTCGGCAGGCCGGCCTCGATGGATTGCGGGTTGGCGATCTCGGCTGGAACGACGACGCGCGGATCGGTGGATGCGGCGCTGGTCTGGGCGAGGATCGAGGCGAGGGCGGCAACGAGCGCCTTGCGGTGCAAGAAGGACATATTCAAAGTTTCGACTCCGGGGAGCGGCGCACGATGGGCGTCCGTCGGGTGGGCGTCCTGCCGGGGTGTCCAGGCCACCGATGGATCGATGGCCGCCGGATGTTACAGCCCAAACCCGTCCGTGTGGGTGTCGGCCGACCTCCTCCGGGAGGCGGCGCAGGACTTGCGCGACCGTTGCGCAGCCACCATCTGACGCACTCCCATGCATGGATCCTTCCGATGAGCCAGGCTGACGACGCCCTGCATCGCTTCCGACTCGAGCGCGCCGGCGTGCGCGGCGGCTTGGTGCGGCTGGAATCGGCCTGGTCCGAACTGTTGGGGCAAGCCGACTATCCGCCATCGATCGCCCGCCTGCTTGGCGAGACCTTGGCCGCCAGCGCCCTGTTGTCCGGCCTGATCAAGTTCGAGGGCAGCCTGTCGATCCAGTTGCGCAGCGGGGGCGTGCCGCGTCTGCTGTTCGCCGAATGCAGCGACGACGGCGGCCTGCGCGGCATCGTGCGCTGGGAAGGCGAGGTACCTGCCACCGCAATCGACATTCGCCAGCCGTCGGCGCAGTTGGCCATCACGATCGAGAATTCGCGCACCGCGACCCGCTACCAGGGTCTCGTGGCGGTTGAGACTTCCGGGCTCGCGGGCGCGCTGGAGGGCTATTTCGCCCAGTCCGAGCAGTTGCCGACCCGGATCGTGCTGGCCCAGCATGGCGGACGCTGTGCCGGCATGATCCTGCAGCCGTTGGCCGGTGAAGGCGGCAGCACGGCGCTGGGTGATGCCGATGCCTGGGATCGCGTCGGCCATCTGCTGGCCACGCTTGGTACGGACGAACTCCTTCATTTGCCAGTGGAGACCCTGTTGTTTCGCCTGTTCCACGAGGAGCAGGTGCGCCTCGAACCCGGCCGGCCGTTGCGATTCGCTTGCAGTTGTTCGACTGAGCGCGTGTCCGCCATGCTGCGTGCGCTCGGTCGCGTGGAATGTGAGGCGGCGCTCGACGCGGACGGTGCCATGGGCATCACCTGCGAATTCTGCAATCGTCAGTACAGGCTCGACCGTGTCGATCTCGGGCTGGTCTTCGCCGACTCCGTTGCCCCGGCTCCGGCCAGGCCTCAATAGGAGAGCCCCTTCAGCAAGGGGATCGATGAGGGGCGTCCCGAAACAGGCTGCGGGGGCGGCATGCGTGACAAGCCGGATCAGGTTCGCCGGGAATGTGAGCATTTCGTTGTCGGCCGCTCGCGGATGCGCGTATGATCCCGGCCCAGGTGTCTTTGCGATGGGGCGGGAACTCGCTCCGGCAACGCCAGTCACAGCACCGCTGCAGGATGGGAATCCAGATACCGTGTTCGTTCGCTTCGCCGCCACGCTCGCCTGCTTCAGCCCGCTGCTCGCCGCAGCGCAGGCGCCGTTGCCCGTGCTCGCGAACGAAGAGCATCCAGTTTCATTCGAGGGACTGATCGCACCGGGGACATCGAGCGCCCCCGGCAGTTCGTCCCAGGTCGTGCCGTTGTGGGCCAGCGATGACGGGCGCCTGCTGGCCATCGCCAGCCTCGCGCCGCATTCGGGTGCGCCGGCGTTGCCGCCGGCACCTGCATTCGGCGGCCTGTCGGATTTGCGCATCATCGACGCGACGGCCCTGTTCTCGACCGGATTGCGCTGGAATCCCGGCCATGGCCTGCGTACCGACCTCCTGATCGGCGTTACCCCTGTCCTGTCGTCGCCTCTGGCTCGACTGCTCGACTGCTCGGCTGCCGAATGTCTGTGGTCGTCGTCGCAGCCGTCCACGCAGGCGCTCGGGGCCTCGCTCGGTGCCGGCTGGACCTCTTCTGGTGCGAGCCCGGTCGATTTTTCCTTCGGCCTTTCGTGGCTGGAAACCGGTGAGCCGTCGGCCGTCATGGCTGCGACCGATCCGCTGGCTGCGAGGATGGCTTTGCTGACCCTGGATGGCGGCATGCCCTGGCGCCTCGATTCATCGCTGATGCTGTCGGCGCGCGGCAGTTGGCGTCTCGCGCAGGGCCCGCGCCTCGACCTCACCGCCGGAGTCGGTCGCGCCGACGCCGTGCCGCTTTGGTACGGCGTGCCGGGGGGCGGCATCGAGTTGAACCAGATGAGTCTCGGGCTGGGCGTTGCCGCGGGTTCGATCCGCGGCAGCATCGTCGGTCACGTCATCAGCGCCGATGATCCAGCCATTGCCGGCGCGCGTCGCTGGAGCGGCATCGATCTGGGCGTCTCCTGGCGCACACCGTGGCGTGCCGAACTCAGCGTCGGCGCACAGAACCTGTGGTCGTTGCCGCTCGATCACGGCAATGCACGCGAAGCCGATTCGAATCAGGCACGCATGCCTTACGTGCAATACCGCCAGGACTTGTAAGGCCTCCTGCTCCGTGTCGCACGGCCGTCACTGCAGCTTTTCTCCCGCTGTGTCGCCATGCCGTCTCGATCTGTTCGGCGCAGTCCGATGGCGCGTCGCTGCTGCTTGGGAGCAGGCCGCGATCGTAACGTCGCGTGTTGTGCAGCGGCACAAGCGCGCCCTGAGGATGTTCTGATGAATCCCATGACGCCATTGCGGGATTGATCACGGCACCCCCAAGGTTCGGTGCTCCCTCCGCTGTGAGAAAGTTGTTAGTATCGGCCGGACATTCGAAGACCCGTCAAGACTGAACAAGGATCAGCGAGAACGCAGGCAGTGATGCCGCCCCCCCCCCTTGGCCGCGCTGCGCGTGGTCCCCGAGAACCAAACTCGAACGTTGGAGAGCGTTGATGAGTATGAAGAACAATGAATTGCTGAAGGCCGTGAGGCTCTCGTTGTACGCCGGTGCCACGGCCGCCGTGGGTCTGACTTCCCTCCCGGTTTTTGCGCAGGGCGGGGAGTCAGGCACAGACAAGCTGGAGACCATTGTCGTCACTGGCTCGCGCATCCGTCGCGTGGACATCGAGAGCGCCAGCCCGGTGTTCAGTATCGAGAAGGCCGACATCGAAAAGAGCGGCAAGCTCACAGTTGGCGACCTCATCCAGGAATCCCCGTCGATCGCCGGCGCGGCGACCAACCCGTCGGTCAACAACGGTGGTGGTGACGGCGCTTCGACCATTTCCCTGCGCGGCCTTGGTTCGCAGCGCACCCTGCTCCTCGTCAACGGCCGTCGCCTGGCCTATGCCGATGTCAACTCGATTCCGCTCAATCTGATCGAACGCATCGACATCCTCAAGGATGGCGCTTCGGCGATCTACGGCTCCGATGCGGTTGGCGGTGTGGTCAACTTCGTCCTGCGCAAGGACTATCACGGCATCGAGGCCGCCGTCGACTACGGCATCTCCGATCGCGACGACGGCGAACGCAAGGGCTTCACGATGACCATCGGTCACACCACTGACCGTGGCGGCATCATCGTTGGTGCAAACTACAACAAGACCGAACCGGTCTGGGCGGGCGATCGCGATTTCTCATCGCCGCCGCTGTACAACTATTTCGGCACGATCTACGTGCTCGGCTCAGGCTCGATCCCGGGCGGCCGCTTCGTCATCCCGCGCGCAACGGCCGTCGCCAATGGCATCAACTGTCCGGGTACCAGCGCCACCGTCAGCGTGGTGCCGAT carries:
- the mtgA gene encoding monofunctional biosynthetic peptidoglycan transglycosylase, with the protein product MCRRPLFFEERLLRATTNRPFRRRLLRWLLLAAFGWLAASVLLVLILRFVPPPTSAFMLGRTLEAMLAGERDFRLHYRWTPIEHMSVELPIAMVAAEDQKFPHHRGFDIDAIQAAMAEAGEGERLRGASTISQQVAKNLFLWSGRSFVRKGLEAYFTVLIEVLWPKRRILEVYLNIAEFGDGVYGVGAAGERYFKRGPEALDARQAALLAAVLPNPRRLRVDAPSAHVERRAAWVQRQVRQLGGPAYLALP
- a CDS encoding S8 family serine peptidase, which encodes MSFLHRKALVAALASILAQTSAASTDPRVVVPAEIANPQSIEAGLPNPNLLMFRAGSYDPLSQRLDLGATANPVATGTRYAIVQFHAHELDAGRRKLEAQGIEFVGYIPNNAYFVRLNGHSLDTVRANVAVRAAEFHAAGLKIDPRLWSTQRDQLQQQVPEDAVRGDELLDIVDIRAFAGESSMAIAATLEKLVPDVRIIQRSVRANALPYVHAGVSRGRLDALLGAASSIDGVASIEPWVPTETANAGGVGALQGNATTACSGNGAVCGPAPLWAQGIIGTGQIVAVADSGTTPWAAWFTTLDKGSGALTEITLADNPPPDLPATGNLYPDRKIVAYWRQPGNNVDYDYTSGHGTHTSGTVLGDAAGTFGANTYVASTPTLPNHESADGMAPNAQLIMQDIGGTSASAVYVTDFAGTLEQAYAGGARVHNNSWGGATAGVYSGNDVNADRVTWSNEDLLVVVSAGNDRPGATQTGSPSNAKNVLSVAALGHAGATNVPTYSNRGPAADGRIKPDIAAPGTSVVSAARTTAFSAVPTQPNTATFTGTSMAAPTLSGNAALVRQYFADGFYPRGERTADDSYDPSGMVMKAVLINGTNPLGAPNWPNADSGWGRAWLDGNLWFKSTLGGGDDSRRLRVFERTQASGLVTGEAHEYALGSVAAGSELRVTLAWFDPEASAGTAVALINNLDLEVVAPGNIVYKGNVFTSGVSSAGGTADARNTVEQVRLIAPTAGGYTLRVKALAVPGNGRAGTDRQGYALVASGNFGLPDPTPLAAPTTLVAASNDSNGVAIGFAGSAAQGFQLYRANGTCASADAGDFRLVATGAASPLVDTLTQGGFSYAYKVRGVANDVEGLVSACFDVVSADDCTLLPSIAGSAFIGEGANASCSVSLGWQAVTPACPASAAATYSIERATNPFFSSPSVIATGVVGTSFVDTDVVNGRAYFYRLTATDTYGNSSTPSPVINVTTSGAAGPDPSMFFDNVENTAYLTFEPGWGISNQFASNGSHSYHTGGAAPNHDNMQCTSIETPELTVPANGELTFMARYNLEYQWDGVVTEISTDGGATWADLPPDGDYPTVFNTGSTGIINACGFANGKGIYSGVTTAASNGDPNNGSATPVFKPFSAGLAAYVGQNVKIRWRLSSDPGLNYSGFFLDEVRIGDSSILFRNGFDFDQYMCQ
- a CDS encoding Hsp33 family molecular chaperone HslO, translated to MSQADDALHRFRLERAGVRGGLVRLESAWSELLGQADYPPSIARLLGETLAASALLSGLIKFEGSLSIQLRSGGVPRLLFAECSDDGGLRGIVRWEGEVPATAIDIRQPSAQLAITIENSRTATRYQGLVAVETSGLAGALEGYFAQSEQLPTRIVLAQHGGRCAGMILQPLAGEGGSTALGDADAWDRVGHLLATLGTDELLHLPVETLLFRLFHEEQVRLEPGRPLRFACSCSTERVSAMLRALGRVECEAALDADGAMGITCEFCNRQYRLDRVDLGLVFADSVAPAPARPQ